TCGTCGGCCCGCTGTAGGCGCTCAGGTCGACTTGCACCGACGTGACCCGCACACCGGTCTTCTTGACCTGGTCGGCGAGATCGCTGATCCGCGCGGCACCCTTGTACCAGGTGCGCTTGTCACCGCCGAAGGCCGACAGTGTCGGGTCGCCGCCGCCGCGCAGCACCACCACCCCGGGCCGGTCACCCTCGCGCACCGTGGTGGTCAGCCGGGCATCCCGATCCAGCGTCAGCAGCGCCGCCGCGGTGGTCAGCGTCTTATTCGTCGACGCCGGCTGCATGGGGATGTCCTCCCCTTGGGACCACAGTTCCTGCCCGGTGACCGCATCGGTGACCCGGCCGGTGAGCATCCCCAGATTCGGGTCGGCCAGTGCGGTGGCCAACATCGCCGCCATGCCCTTGGGCGTCGGCTCGGTGATCGCATCGCCCAACGGCGCCACACCCGGGGCAGCTGTCACTGCCGCCGGCTGGGCCGGCAGGTCGTTTCTCGCCGCGGTCCGCGACGAGGTGACGACGGCGGCCACCCCCACGACGGCGGCGACGAGCACGAGAACCACCAGACCGATCACCAGGTGGGTTGATCGGCGCCATCGACCGGGCCGCATAACGTGCAGCGTATCGCTCCTCTAAGGTGGACCCGCCAGACCAACGGAGGCGAAGGAGCTGTTCGGGTGTCGTTCGACGTCGTCATCGAGATCCCCAAGGGGTCCCGCAACAAGTACGAAGTGGACCATGAGACCGGGCGGGTCAAGTTGGACCGCTACCTCTACACCTCGTTCGGCTACCCCGCTGACTACGGGTTCTTCGAGAACACCCTCGGCGAGGACGGCGATCCGCTGGACGCCCTGGTGCTGCTGCCCGAGTCGGTCTTCCCAGGTTGCACGGTCGAGGCGCGGCCGGTCGCGATGTTCAAGATGACCGATGAGGCCGGCGGCGACGACAAGCTGCTCTGCGTGCTCGCCGACGACCCGCGCTGGGAGCACATCCAGGACGTCGGTGATGTCTCCCAGTTCGAGCTGGATGCCATCAAGCATTTCTTCGTGCACTACAAGGACCTGGAGCCGGGCAAGTTCGTCAAGACGGCCGACTGGGTCGGCCGCGAGGAAGCCGAGGCGGAGCTGCAGCGTTCGATCGAGCGGTTCAAGGCTCAAGGCCACTGATCGGCCCGCCGATCGAAGGCCACTGATCGGCCCGCCGATCGAAGGCCACTGATCGGCTCGTGATTTTGCACCGCCGTAACACGCGGTAACCCGGCCGTGTCCTGGCCCTCTGATGATTGATGCGTGTTGCTGCATCAAGGAATCGGCCTGGACGTGTTCAACGCGTTGCCCGAACGCAAGGCCGTGCACGCGCTCTACGAGTGCTGTAACAGCTACGTGCTGGCCCGCGAACTCGTCCGCGGCCGCCCTTATCCAGATCACGACGCGCTGTTTCGCCGCGCCGACGCCGCACTGTTCGAGCTGCCCGAATCCGCCGTGGATCAGATCCTGGACGCCTGCCCCGACATCGGCAGGCGTCCGCGCAGCGCGAAGTCGCAGGCCGAACCCTGTGCGGTCTGGGATGACGATGCCGAACTGATGGCAGCTCTCAGCGCGGCCTCGCGGCAGTACGCGCAACGCTACGGGTTCACCTTCGTGATGTTCGTCGACGGACACTGCGCACGCGATGTCCTCGCCGCCGTCACCGACCGGATGCACCATGACACCGAGACCGAACGCAAGATCCTGCGCAACGAACTGGCCAAGATAGGTCGCAGCAGGTTGGAACGGATGCTCGGCCCCGAGGGCGGTTACCAGAACTGGTAGGTGCGCCCGGCGGCGATCGGCCATGATGGCTGCCATGACCGTCGACGGTGTGTGCGACCCCCGGTTCGAGCAGGTGGCCGACGCGCTCGGCCGAGCCATCGACGATGGTGAGGAGTGCGGCGCCGCGATCGCGATCGATATCGGTGGCGAACTGCTCGTCGACATCTGGGGCGGTTACGCCGATGCCGCCCGCACGTCGCCGTGGACCGCGGACACCATCGTCAACGTGTGGTCGTCGACCAAGAACGTCACCGCGCTGGCCGGGCTGATGCTGATCGACCGCGGGCTGCTGAGCGCACACACCCCGGTCGCCGAGGTGTGGCCAGAATTCGGCGCAAAGGGCAAGGACCGCGTCGAGTTCCGGCATCTGCTGACGCACTCCTCGGGAGTCTCCGGCTGGGATCAGCCGGTGACGCCCGAGGACATCCTGGACCGGGACCGCTCGACCGCCATGCTCGCGGCGCAGGCACCCTGGTGGGAGCCGGGCACGGCCACCGGCTATCACGCCCTCACCCACGGCCACCTGATCGGCGAGGTTGTCCGCCGGGTCACCGGAAAACCGTTGAAGCAGTTCATCGCCGAGGAGATCGCCGGACCGCTGGGTGCGGACTTCCAGATCGGCGCCCGGCCCGAGGACGAACAGCGGATCGCCGAGATCATCGCGCCGGCAGACCCTTTCGAGGGAATTCCGCCGATGGACCAGTGGACCGAGCAGATGCTCAAAACGTTCACCGGGCCGGCCCCGGACCCGCTCATTGCGAACACACCGCAGTGGCGGGCCGCCGAGATCGGCGCAGCAAACGGGCACACCAACGCCCGCGGCCTGGCCAAGATAATGTCGGCGATCTCGCTTGGCGGCATCGTCGACGGTGTCGAACTGCTCAGGCCGCAGACCGTGGACTCCATCTTCGAGACCCAGCTGGCGGGACCTGATCTAGTGTTGGCGCAGCACCAGATCAGGATGGGCCTGGGCTTCGGTTTACCCAGTCCCGCAATCGGTTACATCCCGGAAGGCAAGATCTGCTTCTGGGGTGGCTGGGGCGGATCCTGGGAGTCGATGAACCCCGACTCACGCACCACGATCGCCTACGTGATGAACAAGATGGGTCCCGGCATCGAGGGATCCGCGCGGACCGACCGCTACTTCCGGCTGATCTATCAGGCGCTCGACGCTATCGGCTGACGTCAGCGCGCCACCACATTGTGCAGCGGCTCGCCGCGCAACAGGCGACCGATGTTGGCGGCGATATCGTCGACCCGGCCCTGGAAAGTGTCGGTGGTGATTCCCGACGAGTGCGGGGTCATCAGCAGGTTCGGCAGCTCGTGGAACGGCAGGTCCGCCGGAGCGCCGGCCGCACCGCGGCCGGTGGCCTCCGGGTAGCGGTACCAGACGTCGATCGCGGCGGCGCCGACGCGACCGGTGAGCAGCGCGTCGTAGAGAGCGTGCTGGTCGACCAGCGGGCCGCGACCCACGTTGATGAGGACACCGTCGGGGCCCAGGGCTGTGAGCTGGGTTCGGTCGATCATCCCGGTCGTCGCGGGGGTCAGCGGCGCCGACACCACCAGCACGTCGGAGGCTTCGGCCAGCTCGTCGAGCCGGCTCACATCGTCCACCCGGTCGAGTCCGTGATCTCCTGTCACGCGCCCGGACCCGGTGACTGCCGCTCCACGACAACCCAACTGGCGCAGTAATTTCCACGACTGCTGACCGATGTGCCCGAACCCGACGAAACCGATCCGCGCGTCACCGAGGGTCGGCGGCTGGGCGATGGTGTCATCGTAGACCGCGCTGGCCCACACGTCCCGGCGCAGCGCCGCGTCCTGGGCCAGGAACCGTCGACGCAGCATGATGGCGGCCGCCAGGACGTACTCGGCGATCGACCGTTCATGGTGGAACGTGTTGGCCACCAGCACATCAGGGCCCAGCGCATCGAACGCGACACGGTCGGTGCCCGCGCCGGCCACATGCACCAGCTGCAGCTTCTCGGCGACGGCGGCCATGTCGGCGGTGAACCGACCGCCGACATGCACCGCGGCGTCGCGCAGACGCTCGCTCGAACGGTCCGCACCCGCCCAGAGCAGTTCGACACCGGCCGGTACCGCCGCCTCGAAGCGTTCCCGGTGCGGGACCAGATTCCGATCTGCCACATAAACTTTCATGCGCGCTGCAGGCAGGGACGCTTGCTGTCGAACGTCCAGCCCGGGATCAGATACTGCATGGCGGTGGCGTCATCGCGGGCACCGAGGCCCTCGGCGAGGTACAGCTCGTGGGCGGCCGCCACCCGGTCCTCGTCGAGTTCGATCCCGAGTCCGGGCGCGGCCGGTACGTCGAGGTAACCGTCGACGATCTCGTACGGCGCCTTGGTGATGCGTTGACCGTCCTGCCAGATCCAGTGCGTGTCGATGGCGGTGATCTCCCCCGGTGCCGCGGCGGCGACCTGGGTGAACATCGCCAGTGACACGTCGAAATGGTTGTTGGAGTGCGATCCCCAGGTCAGGCCCCAGGCCTCGCACAGCTGCGCGACGCGTACCGAGCCGTTCATCGTCCAGAAGTGCGGGTCGGCCAGCGGGATGTCGACGGCACTGGCCCGGATGGCGTGGCCCATCTCGCGCCAGTCGGTGGCGATCATGTTGGTGGCGGTCGGCAGGCCGGTGGCACGCTTGAACTCGGCCATCACCTCGCGCCCGGAGAACCCACCCTCGGGCCCCACCGGGTCCTCCGCGTACGCCAACACGTCGGTCAGCCCCCGACACGTCGCGATGGCGTCCTTGAGCAACCATCCGCCGTTGGGGTCCAACGTGATCCGCGCCGCCGGGAAGCGGTGCGCCAATGCGGTGACGGCGGCGGCCTCCTCGGCGGCCGGCAGCACACCACCCTTGAGTTTGAAGTCGGCGAAACCGTACCGGGCGTGGGCGGCCTCGGCCAGCCGGACGACACCCTCGGGCGTCATGGCCTCGCGGTGTCGAACCCGCAGCCATTCGTCGGCCGGGTCGCCGGAGGTGGCCTCGTCGGCGGCCGTGCGGTAGGGCAGGTCGGTTCTGGCGCTGTCCCCGACGAAGAACAGATATCCCAAGGCCTGCACCCGATCTCGCTGCTGCCCCTCCCCCAGCAGCGCGGCCACCGACACGCCGAGGTGCTGGCCGAGCAGGTCGAGCATGGCCGATTCGACCGCGGTGACGGCGTGCACGGTGACACGCAGATCGAAGGTCTGGGCGCCGCGGCCGCCGGCGTCACGGTCGGCGAAGGTGCGGCGGATGTCGCCGAGCACTGTGTTGTACGCACCGATGCCGCGGCCCTCGACCAACGACCTGGCCTCGGTGAGGGTCTGCTCGATCGCGGCACCGCCGGGCACCTCGCCGACGCCGGTGTTGCCGTCGGAATCCTTGAGGATCACCAGGTTCCGGGTGAAGTACGGGGCGTGTGCCCCGCTGAGGTTCAGCAGCATGCTGTCGTGTCCGGCGATGGGGACCACCCGCATCTCGGTGACGATCGGGGTGCGCTTCGACGAGCTCATGTCACCAGCCTATAAACGTTCGTTGATGCACGTCCAACACTGATGTGGCATCAACTGATCCAGGAATTGAATGCGTTACCAGGCAATCTGCCGCCATCACGCGAACCACTTGTCACCGTTGGCAACCGGCCGCAGTACCCGGCCGACCTTGTCACCGACCGCGCACAGCGCCTCGACGATGCCGCGCTCACGTTCGGCGGTCAGCCGCACCAACGGCACCGACGCGCTGATCGCGTCCTGCGCCGGCCAGCAGTAGCGCAGCGCCACCGCGAAACACCGCACCCCGGGGGTGTTCTCCTCGTCATCGGTGGCGTATCCGCGGATGCGGACGGTGTCCAGCGCCTCGGTCAGCTCATCGTGTGAGGTGATGGTCGCCGGCGTGAGTGCCGCCAACTCGGCGGGCAGGTGCCCGCGGCGCTCGACGCCGGTGCGTTCGGCCAACAACGCCTTGCCCAGTGCGGTGGCATGCGCGGGCAGCCGGCGGCCCACCCGGTTGGTGGCGCGGCGGTACTGCTGGGATTCGCGGGTGGCCAGGTAGACGATGTCGGTGCCGTCGAGGCGGCCCAGGTGGAACGTCTCATCCCAGTCGCTACGCAGATCGTCCAGAAACGGCAGGATCATCGGCAGGTACGGGTCGCCGTCGAGGTAGCTGGTGCCGACCAGCAGCGCCCGGATCCCGATGCCGTACAGCGTGCCGGTCTCGTCCGCGCGCACCCAGCCCTGTGCCATCAGGGTGCGCAACAACGCGTGCGCGCTGCTGCGCGGCATGCCGAGATCCTCGCTGATCTCGCGGATGCGGGAGGGTTTGTCCTGACGCGCGGCCAGGTATTCCAGCAGCTCGACGGTGCGGACGGCCGACTTGACCCCCGCGCGTGCAGTCGATTCGGTCATAGCAGGCCTGTCTGTTGGACGACGAGAACCACCGCACCCGCGGTGGATGCGGCGATGGCGGTCCACCGCTGACGCAGCGGAGTCAGGACGCGGTTGGCGTAGCGCGACAACACATATCCCAGGACCGCCGCCGGTATCAGCAGTGCGAACATCTGCACGGTGTGGTGATCCACGGCGCCGGTCACCGCCAGCATCGCGATCGACATGAGCGAGCCCACCAGGAAGAACCCGGCCATGGTGGCCCGCAACCGGGCGCCACTGCTGCGCTGCCACACCAGCGCCATCGGCGGTCCACCGATCGATGTCGCCGTGCCCAGCACCCCGGAGGTCGCGCCGGCCAGCATCAGGTTGCGCCGCCGGGGTTCAGGAATCCAGCCCAGGCTGGTGACGGCCACGCCGAACAGCACCACGGCAGCGATCAGGATCGCCAGGGCGCGTTCCGGAATGGCCGCCAGCAGCAGTGCCCCGGCGATGGTTCCGGGGACCCGGCCGAGCAGCGCCCACCCGGTCCCACGCATGTCGATGGACGTGCCCTCGCGCAGCACGACCAGCAGCGTGAGCAGGGTGGCCAGCATGATCAACGTGCCGGGCACCAGCCCAGGATCGATGACGGCGACCACCGGTGCGGCCAGCATGCCCATGCCGAAACCGATGGAACCCTGCAGACAGGACGCCAACATCACCGCAATCATGATGACCGCGAATCCGGGCACGCTGGGATTCATGTCCCGCACCGCCCGGGGCTCGAAGGCGCCGTTGCGGTGCTCATGCGCTGTGCGACAACGCCGATGCCTCGTGCTGAACCGGGTGGTGGCATTCGGCGGTGTGTCCGGCAACCACGGGGTCGACGGCCAACGGCGGACGCTGCTGGGCGCAGATGGCGGTCGCATGCGCGCAGCGGGTCCGGAAGCGACAGCCCGAGGGCGGGTTCAGTGGCGAGGGAACCTCGCCCTTGAGCAGGATCCGCTCCCCGCGCGCCGCGTCGTGCAGTTTGGGGGCGGCCGACATGAGAGCCGATGTGTAGTGGTGTTCGGGCCGGTCGAAAACCGCTTCGGTGGGCCCGGTCTCGATGATCCGACCCAGGTACATCACGGCCACCCTGTCGGCGACATGGCGCACCACCGACAGATCGTGGGAGATGAAGACGTAGGAGATCTTCAGCTCCTGCTGCAGCTCGTTGAGCAGGTTGAGCACCTGCGCCTGTACTGACAGGTCGAGCGCCGACACCGGCTCGTCGCAGATGATGACCTCGGGGTTGAGCGCGAGCGCCCGGGCGATGCCGATGCGCTGGCGCTGGCCGCCGGAGAACTCCTGCGGGTACTTGCCGAAGGCCTTCGCGCCCAGACCGACCAGGTCGAGCAGGCCGCGCACCCGCATGTCGCGGTCGGCTCGGGTCTTGTACAGACCCTTGTGCGTGCGCCACGGTTCGGCGATGATCTCGGCCGCCGTCATCCGGGAGTTCAGCGAGGCGTAGGGATCCTGGAACACCATCTGGACCCGGCGCCGGAACGTCAGCAGTTCCTTGCCCTTCAGCGCGAACGGGTCGATCCCGTCGAAGCGCACTGCTCCGGCGTCGGGGCGCTCCAGCATCATCAGGGTGCGGGCGAGGGTGGATTTGCCGCAACCGGATTCACCGACCAGGCCCAGCGTCTCACCCCGGGCGAGATCGAGGTTGATGCCGTCGAGCGCGGTCAGTGTCTTGCCGCCGGACACCCGGAACGTCTTGGTCAGATCGCGGACCTTGAGCACCTGATCGGCCGCCGTTGTTGAATCAGGCATTGGAGACCTCCGTGGGGAAGTGGCAGGCGGCCGCGCGTCGGCCACCGACGGCCTGCAGGGTCGGACGGGTGCTGCGGCAGATGTCGGCGACCAGCGGGCAGCGATCCTGGTACACACATCCGCTCGGGATGGAGTGCAGGTCGGGCGGTGAGCCACCGATCGACTTGAGCTCGGCGCCGCGCTCGGCGTCGACGGGTACCGAGTCCAGCAGCCCCTTGGTGTACGGGTGCTTAGGCTCGGCGAAAACCTCGGATACCGGGCCGGTTTCGACGATACTGCCCGCGTACATGATGGCGACGCGGTCGGCCTCCTCGGCGACCAGGGCCAGATCGTGGGTGATCAGCACGACCGCCATGTCGTACTCGGCACGCAGACTCTTGAGCAGGGCCATGATCTGGGCCTGCACCGTCACATCGAGTGCCGTCGTCGGCTCGTCGGCGATCAGCACCTTGGGGTTCAACGCCACGGCCATCGCGATGAGCAGACGCTGGCGCATACCCCCGGAGAACTGGTGCGGATAGGCCTTCATTCGGTCTTCGGGCTGCGGGATGCCCACGCGCGCCATCAATTCCACCGCCTTGGCCTTGGCCTGCTTGGCCTTCATGCCGTGGTGGATGCGGAACGGCTCGGCCAGCTGAGTGCCGACGGTGTAGAGCGGGTTGAGCGCGGTGAGCGCGTCCTGGAAGACGATGGCCAGTTCGGGGCCGGCCATCTCGCGGCGTTTCTTCCGGTCGACCGCGAGGATGTCCACATCGCCGATGCGCGCGGTGCCGTCGGCGATCTGGGCCACCGGTTCCAGCAGGCCGACCAGCGCCGTGGCGGTCATCGACTTGCCGCAACCGGATTCACCGAGCAGTGCCAGCGTCTCGCCGCTGCGGGCGGCGAAGCTGACGTGGTCGACGGCCCGGACGGTGCCGGTGATGGTGCGGATGTCGACGGTCAGCCCCTCGACCCGCAGCGCGGGATCGGCGTCCACCTGGTCCATGGGGAGATGTTCTGCGACAGCAGTCATTAGATGGCCTTTCCGGACTTGGTGAAGCGGGACAGTCGCTTCTGCGGGACGGTGAGCCGCCAGCGCTGGGCGGGGTCGGTGGCGATGCGGGCCCAGGCGGCCAGGATGGTCGCCGAGACGGTGGTGATGACGATGGCCAGACCCGGCAGGAAGGACAGCCACCACGCGGTGTGCAGGTAGGTGCGGCCCTGGGAGACCATCAGGCCCCAGCTGACGTCGGGCGGCTGGATACCGATGCCCAGGAAGCTCAGCGAACTCTCGGCCAGCATCACGTAGCAGAAGTCCAGGGTCGCGACGGTGAGCAGGGTGGGCAGCACGATCGGTACCACATGCCGGGTGATGATGGACCGTCCGCTGGCCCCGAACGTCCGGGCGGCGTCGACGAACACCCGGCTGGACAGTTCGGCGGATTCGGCGCGGGCGGTGCGCAGGTACACCGGGATTCGGGTGATGGCCAGTACCGCAACGATGTTGGCGGCGCTCGGGGAGAACACGTAGAGCACCACCACCGCCAGCAGCAGCGACGGGAAGCTCATGATGACATCGGCCACGCGCATCGCGACGGTCTCGCGCCAGCCGCGGTAGTAGCCGGCCCACATCCCGATGATGGAGCCGACGGCCGCCGAGATGACCACGGCGGGGATGGCCACCGACAGGGTGGTCTGACAGGCCACGATCAACCGGGCCAGCATGCTGCGGCCCAGCGGGTCGGTGCCCAGCACATTGGCCCAGCCGTGCGCCAGGGTGAACGGTGCCTGATTGGAGTTGTCCAGGTCGATGCGGGTGGCCAGATCACCGACGAGCAGAGGGCCGAAGATCGCGGTGAGGAAGACCAGGCTCAGCACCACCGCGGCGGCGGCGGCGACGCGGTCGTTGACCAGCAGGCGGAACCAGACGGAGCCGGCGGAGCGCTTCTTGGTGACCGGTTCGCCGACGATGGCGGTGGTCGGCTTGACCGGGACGAGATCGATCTGAGTGCTCATCTTTGGTTGGCTCCCTTAGACCTTGGCGGGTTCGCGGACGCGAGCGTCGAGCAGCGCGTAGCAGGCGTCGATGGCGATGTTGAGGATGAAGATGCTGACCGCGGTGAGCAGTACCGCCGCCTACAGCACCGCGAAATCGCGTTGCAGGATCGCGTCGATCATGAGCTTGCCGATACCGGGCCAGCCGAAGATGGCCTCGACCACGACCGCGCCGTTGATCAGGCCGACGGCCAGGTCGCCAGCCACGGTCAGCGCGGGGGCGGCGGCGTTGCGCAGCGCGTGGTGGGTGACGACCCGCATATCGCCGGCACCCTTGCTGCGCGCCAGCCGGACATACGGCGCCGAGAGCGCGGAAACCATTGCGCCGCGGACCACCTGGGTGAGCACTCCGAGTGGACGGATCATCAGGGTGGCGATCGGCAGGATCCAGGACAGCACACCCGCGTCGGTACCGGAGGTGGGCAGCCAGCCCATCAGCACCGCGAACAGCCAGACGCCGGTGATGGCGAACCAGAAGTCCGGGATGGAGGCCGCGGTCATGGACAGCAGGCTGGAGAACCGGTCGGCCAGTGAGTTGGGCCGGTAGGCCGCCCAGCAGCCGATCACCACAGCGCCGATGATGGCCAGCAGCATGGTGACGAACGCCAGTTGCAGGGTGGCCGGGAAGGCCCGCAACGCCATCTCGGCGGCCGATTCACCGGTGCGCAGCGAAGTACCGAAGTCGAGGTGGATGACGCCCTTGAAATAGTCCAGCAGCTGGACGATCAGCGGATCGTTGAAACCGTTGGACTCGGCGAACGCGGCGCGCTGCTCGGCGGTGGCCGATTCAGGCAGATACAGATTGGTGGGGTCACCGGTGAGTCGGGCGAGCAGGAATACACCGAGCAGCACGATGACCAAAGGAATTGTGCTGGTGTACATCCGGCGTCGGAGGAAGGCGAACATGGCGTGTCCTCTTTCGGGAGCGGTCGGGTCAGGACTGGTCGGTGCGGTCGCTGGTCGCGGGCGTCATCGCGGCCAGGCGCATCTCGTCGCCGGTCGCCGGGTCGGGGGTGTAGTCGATGCGCGGCGATTTGCCCAGGATGCCCTGCATGTGGGCCAGATAGGCCATCTGCATGATCTCCTGCGGTTCCTCGGCGAACAGTTCGGCGAAGGCATCCTGGCGGGCCTCGTCGGTCAGCGCTTCCGCGGCGCGGATCTTGGCATCGAATTCCGCTGTGCCGTAGGCAG
This DNA window, taken from Mycolicibacterium neoaurum, encodes the following:
- a CDS encoding 2-oxo-4-hydroxy-4-carboxy-5-ureidoimidazoline decarboxylase — protein: MLLHQGIGLDVFNALPERKAVHALYECCNSYVLARELVRGRPYPDHDALFRRADAALFELPESAVDQILDACPDIGRRPRSAKSQAEPCAVWDDDAELMAALSAASRQYAQRYGFTFVMFVDGHCARDVLAAVTDRMHHDTETERKILRNELAKIGRSRLERMLGPEGGYQNW
- a CDS encoding IclR family transcriptional regulator, which gives rise to MTESTARAGVKSAVRTVELLEYLAARQDKPSRIREISEDLGMPRSSAHALLRTLMAQGWVRADETGTLYGIGIRALLVGTSYLDGDPYLPMILPFLDDLRSDWDETFHLGRLDGTDIVYLATRESQQYRRATNRVGRRLPAHATALGKALLAERTGVERRGHLPAELAALTPATITSHDELTEALDTVRIRGYATDDEENTPGVRCFAVALRYCWPAQDAISASVPLVRLTAERERGIVEALCAVGDKVGRVLRPVANGDKWFA
- a CDS encoding sulfite exporter TauE/SafE family protein; translation: MNPSVPGFAVIMIAVMLASCLQGSIGFGMGMLAAPVVAVIDPGLVPGTLIMLATLLTLLVVLREGTSIDMRGTGWALLGRVPGTIAGALLLAAIPERALAILIAAVVLFGVAVTSLGWIPEPRRRNLMLAGATSGVLGTATSIGGPPMALVWQRSSGARLRATMAGFFLVGSLMSIAMLAVTGAVDHHTVQMFALLIPAAVLGYVLSRYANRVLTPLRQRWTAIAASTAGAVVLVVQQTGLL
- a CDS encoding inorganic diphosphatase, with translation MSFDVVIEIPKGSRNKYEVDHETGRVKLDRYLYTSFGYPADYGFFENTLGEDGDPLDALVLLPESVFPGCTVEARPVAMFKMTDEAGGDDKLLCVLADDPRWEHIQDVGDVSQFELDAIKHFFVHYKDLEPGKFVKTADWVGREEAEAELQRSIERFKAQGH
- a CDS encoding ABC transporter permease, which gives rise to MSTQIDLVPVKPTTAIVGEPVTKKRSAGSVWFRLLVNDRVAAAAAVVLSLVFLTAIFGPLLVGDLATRIDLDNSNQAPFTLAHGWANVLGTDPLGRSMLARLIVACQTTLSVAIPAVVISAAVGSIIGMWAGYYRGWRETVAMRVADVIMSFPSLLLAVVVLYVFSPSAANIVAVLAITRIPVYLRTARAESAELSSRVFVDAARTFGASGRSIITRHVVPIVLPTLLTVATLDFCYVMLAESSLSFLGIGIQPPDVSWGLMVSQGRTYLHTAWWLSFLPGLAIVITTVSATILAAWARIATDPAQRWRLTVPQKRLSRFTKSGKAI
- a CDS encoding enolase C-terminal domain-like protein; the encoded protein is MSSSKRTPIVTEMRVVPIAGHDSMLLNLSGAHAPYFTRNLVILKDSDGNTGVGEVPGGAAIEQTLTEARSLVEGRGIGAYNTVLGDIRRTFADRDAGGRGAQTFDLRVTVHAVTAVESAMLDLLGQHLGVSVAALLGEGQQRDRVQALGYLFFVGDSARTDLPYRTAADEATSGDPADEWLRVRHREAMTPEGVVRLAEAAHARYGFADFKLKGGVLPAAEEAAAVTALAHRFPAARITLDPNGGWLLKDAIATCRGLTDVLAYAEDPVGPEGGFSGREVMAEFKRATGLPTATNMIATDWREMGHAIRASAVDIPLADPHFWTMNGSVRVAQLCEAWGLTWGSHSNNHFDVSLAMFTQVAAAAPGEITAIDTHWIWQDGQRITKAPYEIVDGYLDVPAAPGLGIELDEDRVAAAHELYLAEGLGARDDATAMQYLIPGWTFDSKRPCLQRA
- a CDS encoding 2-hydroxyacid dehydrogenase, coding for MKVYVADRNLVPHRERFEAAVPAGVELLWAGADRSSERLRDAAVHVGGRFTADMAAVAEKLQLVHVAGAGTDRVAFDALGPDVLVANTFHHERSIAEYVLAAAIMLRRRFLAQDAALRRDVWASAVYDDTIAQPPTLGDARIGFVGFGHIGQQSWKLLRQLGCRGAAVTGSGRVTGDHGLDRVDDVSRLDELAEASDVLVVSAPLTPATTGMIDRTQLTALGPDGVLINVGRGPLVDQHALYDALLTGRVGAAAIDVWYRYPEATGRGAAGAPADLPFHELPNLLMTPHSSGITTDTFQGRVDDIAANIGRLLRGEPLHNVVAR
- a CDS encoding ABC transporter ATP-binding protein, whose amino-acid sequence is MTAVAEHLPMDQVDADPALRVEGLTVDIRTITGTVRAVDHVSFAARSGETLALLGESGCGKSMTATALVGLLEPVAQIADGTARIGDVDILAVDRKKRREMAGPELAIVFQDALTALNPLYTVGTQLAEPFRIHHGMKAKQAKAKAVELMARVGIPQPEDRMKAYPHQFSGGMRQRLLIAMAVALNPKVLIADEPTTALDVTVQAQIMALLKSLRAEYDMAVVLITHDLALVAEEADRVAIMYAGSIVETGPVSEVFAEPKHPYTKGLLDSVPVDAERGAELKSIGGSPPDLHSIPSGCVYQDRCPLVADICRSTRPTLQAVGGRRAAACHFPTEVSNA
- a CDS encoding serine hydrolase domain-containing protein, whose product is MTVDGVCDPRFEQVADALGRAIDDGEECGAAIAIDIGGELLVDIWGGYADAARTSPWTADTIVNVWSSTKNVTALAGLMLIDRGLLSAHTPVAEVWPEFGAKGKDRVEFRHLLTHSSGVSGWDQPVTPEDILDRDRSTAMLAAQAPWWEPGTATGYHALTHGHLIGEVVRRVTGKPLKQFIAEEIAGPLGADFQIGARPEDEQRIAEIIAPADPFEGIPPMDQWTEQMLKTFTGPAPDPLIANTPQWRAAEIGAANGHTNARGLAKIMSAISLGGIVDGVELLRPQTVDSIFETQLAGPDLVLAQHQIRMGLGFGLPSPAIGYIPEGKICFWGGWGGSWESMNPDSRTTIAYVMNKMGPGIEGSARTDRYFRLIYQALDAIG
- a CDS encoding oligopeptide/dipeptide ABC transporter ATP-binding protein → MPDSTTAADQVLKVRDLTKTFRVSGGKTLTALDGINLDLARGETLGLVGESGCGKSTLARTLMMLERPDAGAVRFDGIDPFALKGKELLTFRRRVQMVFQDPYASLNSRMTAAEIIAEPWRTHKGLYKTRADRDMRVRGLLDLVGLGAKAFGKYPQEFSGGQRQRIGIARALALNPEVIICDEPVSALDLSVQAQVLNLLNELQQELKISYVFISHDLSVVRHVADRVAVMYLGRIIETGPTEAVFDRPEHHYTSALMSAAPKLHDAARGERILLKGEVPSPLNPPSGCRFRTRCAHATAICAQQRPPLAVDPVVAGHTAECHHPVQHEASALSHSA